One Lactobacillus sp. CBA3606 DNA segment encodes these proteins:
- a CDS encoding RsmF rRNA methyltransferase first C-terminal domain-containing protein, with protein sequence MNLPAEFITKYQKLLGPAAPAFFAAFDEPVEKGFRVNPEKAVTPAMRAKMADPIAYSEIGYYGKVNGNSLEHLAGAVYSQEPSAMTVGEVARPELNERVLDLCAAPGGKTTHLLSYLKQTGLLVTNEINPKRVTALGDNVERYGARNAVIMNETPAHLAQALPHFFDRILVDAPCSGEGMFRKDPDAMQYWSPEYPAECATRQREILTETVKMLRPGGHLIYSTCTFAPEEDEQMIAWLLATYPALALEPIEKSAGMVAAKPEWADNNPELAKAVRLFPHLVRGEGHFIAKLVYRDETKVKPVKVVRDSLTPAQRQLWHQFLTQLQVTDFPALVLQAHGDQLYGLPAMMPVTRRLKVFRPGIQLGTFKKKRFEPSYALALASDDLNLPKLPITATQWTKYVHGETFELTAPAMTGFVVLTCAGLPVGFGKVVGRTVKNFFPKGLRFLATTENSTL encoded by the coding sequence TTGAACTTACCAGCAGAATTTATTACAAAATATCAAAAATTACTTGGTCCAGCAGCGCCGGCTTTTTTTGCGGCATTTGATGAACCGGTTGAAAAAGGCTTCCGCGTTAATCCGGAAAAAGCAGTGACGCCCGCAATGCGTGCCAAAATGGCTGACCCGATTGCTTACAGTGAAATCGGTTATTATGGCAAAGTTAATGGTAATTCGCTAGAACATTTAGCTGGCGCTGTTTATAGCCAAGAACCCAGTGCGATGACGGTTGGAGAAGTGGCGCGACCAGAATTGAATGAGCGGGTTTTAGATTTATGTGCGGCCCCTGGTGGCAAGACGACGCATTTATTAAGTTATTTAAAACAAACGGGGTTATTAGTCACAAATGAAATCAACCCCAAACGTGTCACGGCGTTAGGTGATAATGTCGAGCGGTATGGCGCCCGCAATGCTGTGATTATGAATGAGACCCCCGCGCATTTAGCGCAGGCGTTACCACACTTTTTTGACCGGATTTTAGTGGATGCCCCTTGTTCTGGTGAAGGCATGTTTCGTAAGGATCCGGATGCGATGCAATATTGGTCGCCTGAGTATCCAGCTGAATGTGCAACCCGCCAACGAGAAATCCTAACTGAGACGGTTAAGATGCTACGGCCAGGCGGACATTTGATTTATTCAACGTGTACGTTTGCACCTGAAGAAGACGAACAAATGATTGCATGGTTATTGGCGACTTATCCAGCATTGGCACTAGAACCAATCGAAAAAAGTGCTGGTATGGTGGCAGCTAAACCCGAATGGGCCGATAATAATCCTGAATTAGCGAAGGCTGTCCGGTTATTTCCACACTTAGTGCGTGGTGAAGGTCATTTTATTGCAAAGCTGGTTTATCGTGATGAGACCAAGGTTAAACCAGTCAAAGTTGTTCGTGATAGCTTAACGCCAGCTCAGCGACAATTATGGCACCAATTTTTAACGCAATTGCAGGTGACCGACTTTCCTGCGCTGGTCTTGCAAGCACATGGGGATCAGTTGTATGGATTGCCAGCAATGATGCCGGTCACGCGCCGGTTAAAAGTTTTTCGTCCAGGTATTCAATTAGGGACCTTTAAGAAAAAACGATTTGAACCTAGTTATGCGTTAGCCTTGGCTAGTGATGATTTGAACCTACCTAAATTGCCTATTACTGCGACACAATGGACTAAATATGTTCATGGTGAAACTTTTGAACTAACGGCACCAGCGATGACCGGTTTTGTGGTACTAACTTGTGCCGGCTTACCAGTTGGTTTTGGGAAAGTTGTTGGCCGGACCGTGAAGAATTTCTTTCCAAAAGGCTTACGTTTCTTAGCGACAACGGAAAATTCAACCCTATAA
- a CDS encoding Cof-type HAD-IIB family hydrolase, producing the protein MERKLIALDLDGTTLNASSKLNLPTIQIMQRLQTAGHLVSIITGRSYQGSQLIYDELQLTSPMINFNGSLGHLPHQRWDSEYQFTVNKAIVFALVQHREQLGINQIIAENKNSTLTAGQDLIAGQFFPEIAKSLPITPANLTRNPNSLVLLVKPAQRSTIIAWINDHFGDFVDVGVWGGPNAILEITSKGVHKAKGVAYLADQFHIPRQNIIAFGDEHNDLEMLQYAGLGVAMRNGTASIKATADDVTAYDNDQNGVARYLQDYFKLAE; encoded by the coding sequence ATGGAACGAAAATTGATTGCATTAGATTTAGACGGCACCACGTTGAATGCCAGTTCTAAATTAAACTTACCCACCATCCAAATCATGCAACGCCTGCAAACGGCCGGCCACTTAGTTAGTATTATTACCGGTCGTTCTTATCAAGGCTCGCAATTGATTTATGATGAGCTCCAACTAACCAGTCCTATGATTAATTTTAATGGTTCATTGGGACATTTACCCCACCAGCGATGGGATTCGGAATATCAATTCACGGTTAATAAAGCGATTGTCTTCGCTTTGGTGCAACACCGTGAACAATTGGGGATTAATCAAATCATTGCTGAAAACAAAAACAGTACCTTAACGGCCGGACAAGACCTAATTGCAGGTCAATTTTTCCCTGAAATTGCTAAAAGCTTACCAATTACACCGGCCAATTTAACCCGGAATCCTAACTCACTGGTCTTACTCGTAAAGCCGGCCCAACGATCAACCATTATTGCTTGGATTAATGACCACTTTGGTGATTTCGTCGATGTTGGCGTTTGGGGTGGGCCAAATGCCATTTTGGAAATTACGTCAAAAGGCGTGCATAAGGCCAAGGGCGTCGCTTACTTAGCCGACCAGTTTCATATTCCACGCCAAAACATTATTGCCTTTGGCGATGAACATAATGATTTAGAGATGTTGCAATATGCCGGCCTCGGCGTCGCCATGCGTAACGGTACTGCTAGTATCAAGGCAACCGCTGATGACGTGACTGCCTATGATAATGATCAAAATGGCGTAGCGCGCTATTTACAAGATTATTTTAAATTAGCTGAATAG